CAGGAGCTGCATTATTGAACCTTTCCTCATCAGTCTACAAGACTGCTGTCACTTACAAACAGTGAAATTCTAAAcattatttgtatatttattgAAATAAAATAAGTGACAGTGAAATAATACAAAGAATTTACATAAGTAGCTATCCTTTGGGAGTTATGCAACATGATTCATTGACAAATGCCTTCTGTTTGCATTGTGCATAGAATAATTATCCCAGCAAACATCTGTCACATTTCAAACCTATTGTGGACCATTTAAGTTCTTGCATTAATAATGGTCAGTGAAATTAGAATATAATTGTTGTATAACAGAACAAGGTGATAACGGCGCAAGGCATTTCGCTAGTTAGTTGACAATGGAACAAGTTTTGTACCACAGTTGCATACCATTCCTGCATTTTCACTAGGAATTAGTTAACACTTTGAATGTTTAGTTTATGTGAGTGTAAAAGATATGAATTTATAAAGTGAGTAATAAGAGTTTTTTAGTGATAAGGTTATACGTTTGTTGTAATTAATTTGTGAAATGGACACGAATAATATGCAACAGGTAGAGTGGCTATATACGCTCTTTAAAATATGTTACATTAAACAATTATAAAATCCTCTACAATAAATTTGATAAAACTTAAACATTGGTAGTTAAATTTACAAATATTAAAATACACAATTATAAACAATGTTTATTAATATTTCCTTGGTACCCTAAATTCTATTTCATTGTAATTAGTAATTCTTAAATTACTGCAATTCTATTTTACAGATAAGCTTGatttgttttataatattttactTATCGCTATCGTTATTGAAAAGTCAAGTTTATGGAGGCACAGTCACTGTAACAGAAGTTCCTGCTGGTCATTTAGCTGAGCTTCCGTGTTTGAGCAGCGATGACCATCATCGTTTTATGTTTTGGCAACTCTCAGATGATAATCGTATTATTGGGCCTGGAAATCCAATGGATGAAAACAAATACAATTATGAGGTGTTAACAGGAAAACTTTTCATTAGGGTAACTAATGATTATACATATATCATATAAAGTTTTAGCTTTTTGTTCTATCAGATTCCAATGTTTTTTGTTAGGGTGTGTCAACAGCTGAATCTGGTTTTTATAAGTGCATTTCAAAGGGTATATCAGATCATTCTGCCATTAATATTCATGTTGTTGAATTAATAGTAAAGAAAGATTGGGAGGATGTCTGGGAAAATGATTTTGAGGTATACTTTAATTTCAGATGAGTACATATTAAATACTAATTGTATTACTGTCTTTTTtagtatttatttc
The window above is part of the Xylocopa sonorina isolate GNS202 chromosome 3, iyXylSono1_principal, whole genome shotgun sequence genome. Proteins encoded here:
- the LOC143422288 gene encoding uncharacterized protein LOC143422288 isoform X2 — its product is MISLICFIIFYLSLSLLKSQVYGGTVTVTEVPAGHLAELPCLSSDDHHRFMFWQLSDDNRIIGPGNPMDENKYNYEVLTGKLFIRGVSTAESGFYKCISKGISDHSAINIHVVELIVKKDWEDVWENDFETNLLRGMAAVMVIVVAIAIVLFIIIKKRSRSRQFFDLEESRENSPARYTPSVRAGPAVPPPIIEESGIDNAALDIDFPRVFKQMQK
- the LOC143422288 gene encoding uncharacterized protein LOC143422288 isoform X1; amino-acid sequence: MDTNNMQQISLICFIIFYLSLSLLKSQVYGGTVTVTEVPAGHLAELPCLSSDDHHRFMFWQLSDDNRIIGPGNPMDENKYNYEVLTGKLFIRGVSTAESGFYKCISKGISDHSAINIHVVELIVKKDWEDVWENDFETNLLRGMAAVMVIVVAIAIVLFIIIKKRSRSRQFFDLEESRENSPARYTPSVRAGPAVPPPIIEESGIDNAALDIDFPRVFKQMQK